Proteins found in one Aethina tumida isolate Nest 87 chromosome 1, icAetTumi1.1, whole genome shotgun sequence genomic segment:
- the LOC109597150 gene encoding proteasome subunit beta type-4 isoform X1, which produces MFNHHGGVPSLFMQKRPNSASNAPSTSSGVNKSAQRSQALVTTSSSIIALQYSTGVIIAGDMLGYYGTLARYTHCPRVLKVNDNIILGASGDYADFQYVWDLMKQKVSAEEDRMEEGTYLKPHSLHCWLTRLMYRRKCMFDPLWNNFLIGGNENGVPFLGTVDKLGTSYTDKIICTGFGAQMAAPLIRNALEKNPHPTQKEAVELVEKCMNVLFYRDAEGFCKYQIAICDMNSGTTVEGPIALKHDKSFTHAEI; this is translated from the exons ATGTTTAACCACCACGGAGGTGTTCCGTCGTTGTTTATGCAAAAGAGACCAAATTCCGCGTCGAATGCACCGTCCACCTCATCTGGCGTAAATAAATCTGCCCAAAGGTCTCA ggCACTGGTCACCACATCTAGCTCGATTATCGCCTTGCAATACTCTACCGGAGTAATTATAGCAGGCGACATGCTAGGATATTACGGAACTCTGGCTCGTTACACTCATTGCCCCAGAGTTTTGAAAGTCAATGACAACATCATCCTAGGTGCTAGCGGTGATTATGCTGACTTTCAGTACGTCTGGGATTTGATGAAGCAGAAGGT GTCTGCTGAAGAAGATCGAATGGAAGAGGGCACTTATTTAAAGCCTCATTCCTTGCATTGCTGGTTAACTAGACTCATGTATCGCAGAAAATGTATGTTCGATCCGTTGTGGAATAACTTTCTTATCGGTGGAAATGAG AATGGTGTACCGTTCCTTGGAACCGTGGATAAACTGGGCACGTCCTAtactgataaaataatatgtaccgGATTTGGTGCTCAGATGGCTGCGCCCCTGATACGCAATGCTCTTGAAAAAAATCCGCATCCCACTCAAAAGGAGGCTGTAGAATTGGTGGAGAAGTGCATGAATGTCCTCTTCTATCGTGACGCCGAaggattttgtaaatatcaaattgcTATCTGTGACATGAATAGTGGCACCACTGTTGAGGGACCTATTGCCCTCAAGCACGATAAATCCTTTACTCATGCAGAAATATAA
- the LOC109597150 gene encoding proteasome subunit beta type-4 isoform X2, which produces MFNHHGGVPSLFMQKRPNSASNAPSTSSGVNKSAQRALVTTSSSIIALQYSTGVIIAGDMLGYYGTLARYTHCPRVLKVNDNIILGASGDYADFQYVWDLMKQKVSAEEDRMEEGTYLKPHSLHCWLTRLMYRRKCMFDPLWNNFLIGGNENGVPFLGTVDKLGTSYTDKIICTGFGAQMAAPLIRNALEKNPHPTQKEAVELVEKCMNVLFYRDAEGFCKYQIAICDMNSGTTVEGPIALKHDKSFTHAEI; this is translated from the exons ATGTTTAACCACCACGGAGGTGTTCCGTCGTTGTTTATGCAAAAGAGACCAAATTCCGCGTCGAATGCACCGTCCACCTCATCTGGCGTAAATAAATCTGCCCAAAG ggCACTGGTCACCACATCTAGCTCGATTATCGCCTTGCAATACTCTACCGGAGTAATTATAGCAGGCGACATGCTAGGATATTACGGAACTCTGGCTCGTTACACTCATTGCCCCAGAGTTTTGAAAGTCAATGACAACATCATCCTAGGTGCTAGCGGTGATTATGCTGACTTTCAGTACGTCTGGGATTTGATGAAGCAGAAGGT GTCTGCTGAAGAAGATCGAATGGAAGAGGGCACTTATTTAAAGCCTCATTCCTTGCATTGCTGGTTAACTAGACTCATGTATCGCAGAAAATGTATGTTCGATCCGTTGTGGAATAACTTTCTTATCGGTGGAAATGAG AATGGTGTACCGTTCCTTGGAACCGTGGATAAACTGGGCACGTCCTAtactgataaaataatatgtaccgGATTTGGTGCTCAGATGGCTGCGCCCCTGATACGCAATGCTCTTGAAAAAAATCCGCATCCCACTCAAAAGGAGGCTGTAGAATTGGTGGAGAAGTGCATGAATGTCCTCTTCTATCGTGACGCCGAaggattttgtaaatatcaaattgcTATCTGTGACATGAATAGTGGCACCACTGTTGAGGGACCTATTGCCCTCAAGCACGATAAATCCTTTACTCATGCAGAAATATAA